The Alicyclobacillus vulcanalis genome has a window encoding:
- the pdxS gene encoding pyridoxal 5'-phosphate synthase lyase subunit PdxS, whose product MSTVGTDRVKRGMAEMQKGGVIMDVVNAEQAKIAEAAGAVAVMALERVPSDIRKAGGVARMADPSIIEEVMNAVSIPVMAKCRIGHIVEARILEAMGVDYIDESEVLTPADEKHHIDKTKFTVPFVCGARDLGEALRRIAEGASMIRTKGEPGTGNIVEAVRHQRMMQSAIRRVQAMSEDELYAEAKNLGAPYHLLKQVHDLGRLPVVNFAAGGIATPADAALMMELGSDGVFVGSGIFKSENPEKYARAIVQAVTHYQDYELLAHLSKNLGQAMQGIDLATLREEERMAVRGW is encoded by the coding sequence ATGTCGACGGTCGGCACGGATCGCGTGAAGCGCGGTATGGCAGAGATGCAGAAGGGCGGCGTCATCATGGACGTCGTCAACGCAGAACAGGCGAAGATCGCGGAAGCGGCCGGCGCCGTGGCGGTCATGGCGCTGGAGCGGGTTCCGTCGGATATCCGCAAGGCGGGCGGCGTGGCCCGGATGGCGGATCCGTCCATCATTGAAGAGGTGATGAACGCCGTCTCCATCCCGGTCATGGCGAAGTGCCGCATTGGGCACATCGTGGAGGCCCGCATTCTCGAGGCGATGGGCGTCGACTACATCGACGAGAGCGAAGTGCTCACGCCGGCCGACGAGAAGCACCACATCGACAAGACCAAGTTCACCGTGCCCTTCGTCTGCGGCGCGCGGGATCTCGGTGAGGCGCTTCGTCGCATCGCGGAGGGTGCGTCGATGATCCGCACCAAGGGTGAGCCGGGCACGGGCAACATCGTCGAGGCCGTGCGCCACCAGCGCATGATGCAGTCGGCGATCCGCCGCGTGCAGGCCATGTCCGAGGACGAGTTGTACGCCGAGGCGAAAAATCTCGGCGCGCCGTATCATCTGCTCAAGCAGGTGCACGATCTCGGCCGGCTCCCGGTCGTCAACTTCGCCGCCGGCGGCATTGCGACGCCCGCCGACGCCGCGCTCATGATGGAACTCGGTTCGGACGGCGTGTTTGTCGGCTCCGGCATCTTCAAGTCGGAGAATCCGGAGAAGTACGCGCGCGCCATCGTCCAGGCCGTGACGCATTACCAAGACTACGAGCTGCTCGCACACCTGTCGAAGAACCTGGGCCAGGCCATGCAGGGCATCGATCTCGCCACGCTTCGCGAGGAGGAGCGCATGGCGGTTCGCGGCTGGTGA
- the pdxT gene encoding pyridoxal 5'-phosphate synthase glutaminase subunit PdxT: protein MKIAVIAVQGAFREHIKALRSLGVEAHEAKWARDLDGVDGVIIPGGESTAIGKLMREYDMLEPVRALARSGKPIYGTCAGMIVLANRIEGEDTVHLGLMDVTVRRNSFGRQRESFEAEIDIPAIGEPPFPAVFIRAPHIVSVGEGVEVLATYQDRIVAVRQGNLLATSFHPELTEDYRLHQYFLNMAQAPVAH from the coding sequence ATGAAGATCGCGGTCATAGCCGTGCAAGGCGCATTCCGCGAGCACATCAAGGCGCTCAGGTCGCTCGGCGTCGAGGCGCACGAGGCCAAGTGGGCGCGCGATCTCGACGGGGTCGACGGGGTCATCATCCCGGGCGGAGAGTCGACGGCCATCGGCAAGCTGATGCGCGAATACGACATGCTCGAGCCCGTGCGCGCGCTGGCGCGGTCTGGCAAGCCTATCTACGGGACCTGCGCCGGGATGATCGTGCTCGCCAACCGCATCGAGGGCGAGGACACCGTCCATCTTGGCCTCATGGATGTCACCGTGCGGCGCAACTCGTTCGGGCGCCAGCGCGAGTCGTTTGAGGCCGAGATCGACATCCCGGCCATCGGCGAGCCCCCGTTCCCGGCCGTGTTCATTCGCGCGCCGCACATCGTCTCGGTGGGCGAGGGCGTGGAGGTCCTTGCGACGTATCAAGACCGCATCGTGGCGGTGCGGCAGGGCAACCTGCTTGCCACATCGTTCCATCCGGAGCTCACCGAAGACTACCGCCTGCACCAATACTTCCTGAACATGGCGCAGGCGCCGGTGGCACATTGA
- the serS gene encoding serine--tRNA ligase, whose product MLDIRAIRQQPDVFKAKLKRKKVDPAEIDRLLEADAKWRDHLAEVERLKALRNQTSEAIARKKRQGEDAADDIARMREVSDRIQALDEEVRELERHVRDLLLALPNVPHDSVPDGESEDDNPVIRTWGEPPKFGFEPKPHWEIAEALDIVDSERAVKITGSRFVLYKGLGARLERALANFMLDFHVERHGYTEMFPAFIANEESLVGTGNLPKFGDEMFKLEGLPFYLIPTAEVPLTNYYRDEILQAEDLPVKFAGYSACFRSEAGSAGKDTRGLIRLHQFQKVELVNLCLPEQSYDVLEQLTREAEAVLEALELPYRRIEICTGDLGAKDAKKYDIEVWLPAQNRYREISSCTNFEDYQARRANLRFRREERGKPEFVHTLNGSGLAIGRTVAAILENYQQEDGSVVIPRALVPYMGGIERIAKA is encoded by the coding sequence ATGTTAGACATTCGAGCCATTCGGCAACAACCCGACGTGTTCAAAGCGAAGTTGAAGCGCAAGAAGGTCGATCCGGCCGAGATCGACCGCCTGCTCGAGGCGGATGCGAAGTGGCGGGATCACCTGGCCGAGGTGGAGCGCCTCAAGGCGCTGCGCAACCAGACGTCCGAGGCCATCGCGCGCAAGAAGCGCCAGGGCGAGGACGCGGCGGACGACATCGCCCGCATGCGGGAGGTGTCCGACCGGATTCAGGCGCTCGACGAAGAGGTCCGCGAGTTGGAGCGGCACGTGCGCGACCTGCTGCTCGCGCTGCCGAACGTGCCGCACGACTCGGTGCCGGACGGCGAGTCGGAGGACGACAACCCGGTCATCCGCACGTGGGGCGAGCCGCCGAAGTTCGGGTTTGAGCCGAAACCGCACTGGGAGATCGCCGAGGCGCTCGACATCGTGGACAGCGAGCGGGCCGTGAAAATCACGGGCAGCCGCTTCGTGCTGTACAAGGGCCTCGGTGCGCGGCTGGAGCGGGCGCTCGCCAACTTCATGCTGGACTTCCACGTGGAGCGCCACGGGTACACGGAGATGTTCCCTGCCTTTATCGCGAACGAGGAGAGCCTTGTCGGCACGGGCAATCTGCCGAAGTTCGGCGACGAGATGTTCAAACTCGAGGGGCTGCCATTCTATCTCATCCCGACGGCGGAAGTGCCGCTCACCAACTACTACCGGGACGAAATCCTGCAGGCCGAGGATCTTCCGGTGAAATTCGCGGGCTACTCCGCCTGCTTCCGCTCTGAGGCCGGATCGGCCGGCAAGGATACGCGCGGGCTCATCCGGCTGCACCAGTTCCAGAAGGTGGAGCTCGTCAACCTGTGCCTGCCGGAGCAGTCGTACGACGTCCTGGAACAGCTCACGCGCGAGGCGGAGGCCGTCCTTGAGGCGCTCGAACTCCCGTATCGCCGGATCGAAATCTGCACGGGCGATCTCGGCGCCAAGGACGCGAAGAAGTACGACATCGAGGTCTGGCTGCCGGCGCAAAACCGGTACCGCGAGATCTCGTCGTGCACCAACTTCGAGGACTACCAGGCGCGCCGCGCCAACCTGCGCTTCCGGCGCGAGGAGCGGGGCAAGCCGGAATTTGTGCACACGCTGAACGGCTCCGGCCTCGCCATCGGCCGCACCGTGGCCGCCATTCTCGAGAACTATCAGCAGGAGGACGGTTCGGTCGTCATCCCGCGGGCACTCGTGCCGTATATGGGCGGGATCGAGCGCATTGCAAAGGCCTGA
- a CDS encoding ABC-ATPase domain-containing protein yields the protein MRSETRRQPAYGAATPAEALRQTLRDIDGRGYKAYQALAGAYAFPTFVLAVDHVQGDPFAEPSKVRVIVPRAKTALADAWTDKPWRRIRCEDLVARRMHEALRQAPRRARGTGKSGLVHIDAPGQKVLERTAVQVGEDEIVICLSVGLPADGRRILAREAEFIFFEHIPSAVERAVYALREADIRPAVELADQQAAIRRYLRDHGFVAFVANGAILPRESGVSDKPLTRGAVPFQSPPELEVTIPVPHRPTPIRGMGIRRGITLIVGGGFHGKTTLLEALEQGVYDHVAGDGREFVITDQGAVKIRAEDGRSVANVDISPLIGALPHGKDTHSFSTEDASGSTSQAASLIEMMEAGATAFLIDEDTSATNLLVRDARMQALVAKSGEPITPYIDKARQLFDDHGISTVMVVGGIGDYFDIADCVIQMEAYTPRDVTAQAKRVAEQIPTGRTPEGGRAFGAIRHRVPRPESLDSQRGHKSKVAARGRYVIQYGTSEISLHAVEQLVDDSQTRAIAAALLYLERKGWLKKGMCLRELLDALEAQWDREGLASISLRQGHPGDLARPRRYELAAAINRLRTLRCEQREG from the coding sequence ATCCGTTCGGAGACACGGCGGCAACCCGCCTATGGCGCGGCGACGCCGGCGGAGGCACTGAGGCAGACCCTTCGCGACATCGACGGCCGCGGCTACAAGGCGTACCAAGCCCTCGCCGGCGCGTACGCCTTCCCCACCTTCGTGCTCGCCGTCGATCACGTCCAGGGCGACCCGTTCGCGGAGCCGTCCAAAGTCCGCGTCATCGTGCCGCGCGCGAAGACGGCCCTCGCGGACGCCTGGACGGACAAGCCGTGGCGGCGCATCCGCTGCGAGGACCTCGTGGCGCGGCGCATGCACGAGGCGCTGCGCCAGGCGCCGCGCCGGGCGCGCGGGACCGGCAAGAGCGGCCTCGTGCACATCGATGCGCCCGGGCAAAAGGTGCTCGAGCGCACGGCCGTGCAGGTGGGAGAAGACGAGATCGTCATCTGCCTGTCCGTCGGGCTTCCCGCCGATGGCCGGCGGATTCTGGCGCGGGAGGCCGAGTTCATCTTCTTCGAGCACATCCCGTCTGCCGTCGAGCGCGCCGTCTATGCGCTCCGGGAAGCCGACATCCGCCCCGCCGTCGAACTCGCCGACCAGCAGGCCGCCATCCGCCGCTACCTGCGCGATCACGGCTTCGTCGCCTTCGTCGCCAACGGCGCCATCCTGCCGCGCGAGAGCGGCGTCAGCGACAAGCCGCTCACCCGCGGCGCCGTGCCGTTTCAAAGCCCGCCCGAGCTCGAGGTCACCATCCCCGTGCCGCACCGCCCGACCCCAATTCGCGGCATGGGCATTCGCCGCGGCATCACGCTCATCGTCGGCGGCGGCTTTCACGGCAAGACCACGCTCCTCGAGGCGCTCGAACAAGGCGTCTACGATCACGTCGCAGGCGACGGCCGCGAATTCGTCATCACCGACCAGGGCGCGGTCAAAATCCGGGCGGAAGACGGACGCAGCGTCGCCAACGTCGACATTTCGCCACTCATCGGCGCGCTCCCGCACGGCAAAGACACCCACTCCTTCTCGACCGAAGACGCGAGCGGCAGCACCTCGCAGGCCGCAAGCCTCATCGAGATGATGGAGGCGGGCGCCACGGCGTTTCTCATCGACGAGGACACCAGCGCCACCAACCTGCTCGTGCGCGATGCGCGCATGCAGGCCCTCGTCGCCAAGTCGGGCGAGCCCATCACGCCGTATATCGACAAGGCGCGCCAGCTGTTCGACGATCACGGCATCTCCACCGTGATGGTGGTGGGCGGCATTGGCGACTACTTCGACATCGCCGACTGCGTCATCCAGATGGAGGCCTACACGCCGCGCGACGTCACGGCGCAGGCCAAGCGGGTGGCGGAGCAGATCCCGACGGGCAGAACGCCCGAGGGCGGGCGCGCCTTTGGCGCCATTCGCCACCGCGTGCCGAGGCCCGAGAGCCTCGACAGCCAGCGCGGCCACAAGTCCAAGGTCGCCGCTCGCGGCCGATACGTTATCCAGTACGGCACCTCTGAGATCTCGCTCCACGCGGTCGAGCAGCTGGTGGACGACAGCCAGACCCGCGCCATCGCCGCCGCGCTTTTGTACCTTGAGCGCAAGGGATGGCTGAAGAAGGGCATGTGCCTGCGCGAATTGTTGGACGCCCTCGAGGCGCAGTGGGACCGCGAAGGCCTGGCGTCCATCTCCCTTCGCCAAGGCCACCCCGGCGATCTCGCCCGCCCCCGCCGCTACGAGTTGGCCGCCGCCATCAACCGGCTGCGGACGCTCAGGTGCGAGCAGCGCGAAGGATGA
- a CDS encoding restriction endonuclease: MPQYHELFNPLLEAFRNLGGSARNDELLKEVISIMDLSDEVTSTPHKDGGISEVAYRLAWARTYLKKRGLIDNSSKGVWALTHEGTKTSHVDPSEVIAYVRRNTSSSKAGNMSPISENETQEVEDETSWKVDAMKILLSLSPSAFERLVVRVLRESGFDDVTVTGKSGDGGIDGKGLIRVNGILSFHAVVQCKRYSPGRLVTPSEIRDFRGAMQGRTDKGIFITTSDFTKAAIEEATRDGAPPLDLINGERFVDILKELRLGVSTREIVVVDRGWFEGL, from the coding sequence GTGCCTCAGTACCATGAGTTGTTTAATCCGTTACTCGAAGCTTTTCGGAACCTTGGAGGATCGGCAAGAAATGACGAACTGTTGAAAGAGGTCATTAGCATCATGGACCTTAGCGATGAGGTAACTTCGACTCCGCATAAGGACGGTGGTATATCTGAAGTCGCATATCGTTTAGCCTGGGCGCGAACTTATCTTAAAAAGCGCGGTTTGATAGATAACTCATCTAAGGGCGTTTGGGCGCTGACACATGAAGGAACTAAAACTTCGCATGTCGATCCTAGCGAAGTGATAGCCTATGTCAGAAGGAACACGTCATCTTCCAAGGCTGGAAACATGAGTCCGATCTCAGAAAATGAAACGCAGGAGGTCGAGGATGAGACTTCTTGGAAAGTTGATGCGATGAAAATCTTATTGTCCTTGAGCCCATCTGCATTTGAACGGTTGGTTGTTCGTGTTTTGCGGGAGTCAGGTTTTGACGACGTCACTGTAACCGGCAAGAGCGGTGACGGCGGCATTGACGGAAAGGGTCTCATACGAGTCAATGGTATCTTGAGCTTCCATGCCGTAGTCCAGTGTAAGCGATATAGCCCCGGACGTCTCGTTACACCATCGGAAATAAGGGATTTTCGCGGTGCAATGCAAGGAAGAACTGATAAAGGAATTTTTATCACAACAAGCGACTTCACGAAAGCAGCAATTGAGGAGGCTACACGCGACGGTGCACCACCACTCGACCTAATCAACGGCGAGCGTTTCGTAGACATTCTAAAAGAGCTTCGGTTAGGTGTATCGACACGGGAAATTGTTGTGGTGGATAGGGGCTGGTTTGAGGGACTGTAA
- a CDS encoding nuclease-related domain-containing protein, protein MHWPAWLLILIVIIVALKVLDNSKTFTGFLGEQAVRSQLKRIGNSNCLVVHNLMVPRHDGNGTSQIDHVVVFRGGLAVIETKNWAGRVYGKGSDRTWTITLGRRKYRNENPILQNKGHIKSLKAVVGGDIPIYNVVVFTRRTDLRLQGVQDAAVLRPGQLAEFLTSKCDILTEDQMRCIHQQLVKANITDSRARKQHVTNLRRQWK, encoded by the coding sequence ATGCACTGGCCTGCCTGGCTTTTAATCCTAATCGTCATCATTGTAGCTCTCAAAGTCCTTGATAACTCTAAAACTTTCACAGGCTTCCTAGGTGAACAAGCTGTCCGTTCTCAATTAAAACGCATAGGGAACTCGAACTGTCTTGTCGTTCATAACCTGATGGTACCCAGGCACGATGGGAATGGAACCTCTCAGATTGACCACGTTGTCGTATTCCGTGGGGGTCTGGCCGTCATTGAAACTAAGAACTGGGCCGGAAGAGTGTATGGCAAGGGCTCGGACAGAACATGGACCATTACACTTGGCCGGAGAAAGTACAGAAATGAAAACCCTATTCTGCAAAACAAGGGACACATCAAGTCCCTCAAAGCGGTTGTTGGAGGGGACATACCCATCTACAATGTCGTCGTTTTTACGAGGCGGACTGACTTGCGTTTGCAGGGCGTGCAAGACGCGGCGGTCTTGAGACCAGGGCAGCTGGCTGAATTTCTTACTTCGAAGTGCGACATTCTTACAGAAGATCAAATGCGTTGTATTCATCAGCAGCTTGTGAAGGCCAACATCACAGACAGCCGGGCCCGTAAGCAGCACGTAACGAATCTACGGCGACAGTGGAAGTGA
- a CDS encoding beta-ketoacyl-ACP synthase III, with amino-acid sequence MKPLYKAVIRGVGSYLPETRLTNSEIEQMVETSDEWIQTRTGIAERRIARVDEATSDFAYHAAQAALADAGLEPTDIDLLIVATETPDYLLPPVACQVQARLGCRNIGAFDLHATCAGFLSALQVAEQYVKAGVHQHVLIVGADTLSRFTDYEDRGTCILFADGAGAFVVSRSDDPADTGVIATTIHSDGTYFHNLYIPGGGSRTPYGQGAKAKIVMDGRKIFKLAVNVMATTAEELLAKTGRQKGEIDWLIPHQANQRIIDAVAESLDFPQEKVVSTIQNIGNNSSATIPIAVDTAIRDGRIQRGDLLMLVAFGGGLVWGGALVQY; translated from the coding sequence GTGAAGCCTTTGTATAAAGCCGTCATTCGCGGCGTGGGCTCCTACCTGCCGGAGACTCGCCTGACCAATTCCGAAATCGAACAAATGGTCGAGACGTCCGATGAGTGGATCCAGACGCGGACCGGAATCGCCGAGCGGCGCATCGCCCGCGTCGACGAAGCCACGTCGGACTTCGCCTATCACGCGGCCCAGGCGGCGCTCGCCGACGCCGGACTTGAGCCGACCGACATCGATCTCCTGATTGTGGCGACGGAGACGCCCGACTACCTGCTTCCCCCCGTGGCCTGTCAGGTTCAGGCCAGGCTCGGTTGCCGCAACATCGGCGCGTTTGACTTGCACGCGACCTGCGCCGGCTTCCTGTCCGCCCTGCAGGTGGCGGAACAGTACGTCAAGGCAGGCGTACACCAGCACGTCCTCATCGTCGGAGCCGATACGCTGTCGCGCTTCACGGATTACGAAGACCGCGGCACCTGCATCCTGTTTGCGGACGGCGCCGGCGCCTTTGTGGTCTCGCGCAGTGACGATCCGGCGGATACGGGCGTGATCGCCACGACCATCCACTCGGATGGCACGTACTTTCACAACCTGTACATCCCGGGCGGCGGCAGCCGGACGCCGTACGGGCAGGGTGCCAAGGCGAAGATTGTCATGGATGGGCGCAAGATTTTCAAGCTCGCAGTGAACGTAATGGCCACCACCGCGGAGGAGCTGTTGGCGAAGACGGGGCGGCAGAAGGGCGAGATCGACTGGCTCATCCCGCACCAGGCCAACCAGCGGATCATCGACGCGGTGGCGGAGAGCCTCGACTTCCCGCAGGAGAAGGTCGTGAGCACCATCCAGAACATCGGCAACAACTCGTCGGCGACCATCCCCATCGCGGTGGACACGGCGATTCGCGACGGCCGCATTCAGCGCGGCGACCTGCTGATGCTCGTGGCGTTCGGCGGCGGGCTGGTGTGGGGCGGCGCGTTGGTGCAGTATTGA
- a CDS encoding glycosyltransferase family 4 protein has protein sequence MRRRHALIVCHDFPPVGGIGVQRPLKFAKYLGDFGWQVTVLTADHVYSATLDPSLVEEIPASVRVIRVADPISMLLARMSGRWQEPSGAQGGKRGMGPEAAATSGPKGAPPADALRQPTWKRVAWRLWKGAQRHALIPDESVVWAIRAGWVARRLMRREAIDCLYTTSGPHSTQLAGLIATIATGAPWIADFRDPWTDNLHFHHSGWRAAIERQLERMVFRRASAIVTVTDGFWKLFAAKYPSRALDIHVIRNGVDEADFPPAPEPEAEPVGRRPFTFFYAGILYPGRSADALFHAVHRLLENGRVAPSQIRLQFAGVLDYPGHDHHARLIRELGLEDVVEPLGYLPRREALSRMLAADANLLIGDQAAQAKDYVPGKLYEYLFAGRPILAMLREGEAADFVRREQAGVVVPPDDPAAIAEAMLRLMTQPAPARRALPAAYSRRAQAQALAQLMEDLMAARTVPEAWTMSWDG, from the coding sequence ATGAGGCGCCGGCACGCACTCATCGTCTGCCACGACTTTCCGCCCGTCGGCGGCATCGGCGTGCAGCGGCCGCTCAAGTTCGCCAAGTATCTCGGGGACTTCGGCTGGCAGGTCACTGTGCTCACGGCCGATCACGTCTACAGCGCCACGCTCGACCCGTCCCTCGTCGAGGAGATCCCCGCGTCCGTGCGCGTCATCCGCGTGGCGGATCCCATTTCAATGCTGCTCGCGCGAATGTCCGGGCGTTGGCAAGAGCCGAGCGGCGCTCAGGGCGGCAAGCGCGGGATGGGGCCCGAGGCGGCCGCCACATCCGGGCCGAAGGGCGCCCCGCCCGCGGACGCCTTGCGCCAACCCACCTGGAAGCGCGTCGCCTGGCGCCTGTGGAAGGGGGCGCAGCGACACGCGCTCATCCCCGACGAGTCCGTCGTGTGGGCCATCCGCGCCGGATGGGTTGCGCGCCGGCTCATGCGCCGCGAGGCCATCGACTGCCTGTACACCACCTCCGGCCCGCACAGCACGCAGCTCGCCGGCCTCATCGCCACCATCGCGACAGGCGCGCCGTGGATCGCCGATTTTCGCGATCCCTGGACCGACAACCTCCACTTCCACCACAGCGGCTGGCGCGCCGCGATCGAGCGACAGCTGGAGCGAATGGTGTTTCGCCGGGCATCCGCCATCGTCACGGTGACCGACGGCTTTTGGAAGCTCTTCGCCGCCAAGTACCCGAGCCGCGCGCTCGACATCCACGTCATCCGAAACGGCGTCGACGAAGCCGACTTCCCGCCCGCGCCTGAGCCCGAAGCCGAGCCCGTCGGCAGGCGCCCGTTCACGTTCTTCTACGCCGGCATCCTGTATCCCGGCCGATCCGCCGACGCCCTCTTTCACGCCGTGCACCGGCTGCTCGAAAACGGGCGCGTCGCGCCGAGCCAGATCCGCCTCCAGTTCGCCGGCGTGCTCGACTACCCCGGCCACGATCATCACGCGCGCCTCATCCGCGAACTCGGCCTGGAGGACGTCGTGGAGCCGCTCGGCTACCTGCCGCGGCGCGAGGCGCTTTCGCGCATGCTCGCCGCCGACGCCAACCTGCTCATCGGCGATCAGGCCGCACAGGCAAAGGACTACGTCCCCGGCAAGCTGTACGAGTACCTGTTCGCCGGCCGGCCCATCCTCGCCATGCTGCGCGAAGGCGAGGCGGCCGATTTCGTCCGCCGCGAACAGGCGGGTGTCGTGGTACCCCCGGACGATCCCGCCGCCATCGCGGAGGCGATGCTTCGCCTGATGACCCAACCCGCGCCCGCGCGCCGGGCGCTGCCTGCGGCGTACAGCCGCCGGGCGCAAGCGCAGGCGCTCGCTCAGCTGATGGAAGACCTCATGGCGGCGCGCACTGTGCCCGAGGCCTGGACCATGTCGTGGGATGGGTGA
- a CDS encoding nucleotide sugar dehydrogenase gives MRAQIAVVGLGFIGLPLALALCERGERVVGVDVDERKVRELRAGVTHVMEPYRGESLESILRRHLSSGRFYVTTSLAEAAAQVDTFIVTVGLPVAGDAVDKAPLLACMRDLGALLSPGQLVLIRSTLVPGMMERDIIPRLASASGLVPGRDFHVAYAPERVAEGRAMEEFQTLDVIVAGLTEACTHRAMEVLARLTDGQLHPTSLRVAELSKVVENAQRDVNIALAHELKAVAEQHEVDVYELIRMANTHPRVRLLEPNIGVGGFCIPNAYAYLAASIPSEEHIPLFSLARQINLTAPHRAARQLDEALRRVGKPLVGARVAVLGLGMKDGSNDIRQSPAVHFVDILAERGAIVAAFDPTVEPYFPFQAPSLAACVADADAVAVATWQTAFDDVAWPDVLALARSPLVILDLKRRIAPRLAAAGWDVPAKDHLPYVAVSPRSAWSPHDATVEMAK, from the coding sequence ATGCGCGCGCAGATCGCAGTCGTTGGACTTGGGTTTATTGGCTTGCCGCTCGCACTCGCGCTTTGTGAGCGCGGCGAGCGCGTCGTGGGCGTCGACGTCGACGAGCGCAAAGTGAGAGAGCTCCGCGCCGGCGTGACCCACGTGATGGAACCGTACCGCGGAGAGTCGCTCGAATCCATCCTGCGCCGGCACCTTTCGTCGGGGCGCTTTTACGTCACCACCTCGCTCGCCGAAGCCGCGGCGCAGGTCGACACCTTCATCGTGACCGTCGGGCTGCCCGTGGCGGGCGACGCCGTCGACAAGGCGCCGCTTCTCGCCTGCATGCGCGATCTCGGCGCTCTGCTCTCACCGGGGCAGCTCGTCCTCATCCGCAGCACGCTCGTCCCCGGCATGATGGAACGGGACATCATCCCGCGCCTTGCGTCGGCGAGCGGCCTCGTGCCCGGCCGCGACTTCCACGTCGCCTATGCCCCCGAGCGCGTCGCCGAGGGACGCGCGATGGAGGAGTTCCAGACGCTTGACGTGATCGTCGCGGGGCTGACCGAGGCCTGTACCCACCGCGCCATGGAGGTGCTCGCCCGGCTCACCGACGGGCAACTTCACCCCACGAGCCTGCGCGTGGCCGAGCTGTCCAAGGTGGTGGAAAACGCGCAGCGCGACGTGAACATCGCGCTCGCGCACGAGCTGAAGGCGGTGGCGGAACAGCACGAAGTGGACGTCTATGAGCTCATTCGCATGGCCAACACGCACCCCCGCGTGCGGCTGCTCGAGCCCAACATCGGCGTCGGCGGCTTTTGCATCCCGAACGCCTACGCGTATCTCGCCGCGTCCATCCCGTCGGAAGAGCACATCCCGCTCTTCTCGCTCGCGCGCCAGATCAACCTGACGGCGCCGCACCGGGCGGCACGCCAGCTCGACGAGGCGCTGCGGCGGGTGGGCAAGCCGCTTGTCGGCGCGCGCGTCGCGGTGCTTGGCCTCGGCATGAAGGACGGATCGAACGACATCCGCCAGAGCCCCGCCGTCCACTTCGTCGACATCCTCGCGGAGCGCGGGGCCATCGTCGCCGCGTTCGATCCGACCGTCGAGCCCTACTTCCCGTTCCAGGCGCCGTCGCTCGCAGCGTGCGTGGCGGATGCCGACGCCGTCGCCGTGGCCACTTGGCAGACCGCGTTCGACGACGTGGCGTGGCCGGACGTGCTCGCCCTCGCGCGCAGCCCGCTCGTCATCCTGGATCTCAAGCGCCGCATCGCGCCGCGCCTCGCCGCCGCAGGCTGGGATGTGCCCGCCAAGGACCACCTGCCTTACGTGGCCGTCTCGCCGCGCAGCGCTTGGTCCCCACACGACGCGACGGTGGAGATGGCGAAATGA